The window AGCCTTATTTGGCGTTCAGTTCTGCGCCGGAGTCAAAGCTTGCGGTCCTCTCCCGAAAGGGGGAGGATGCGGCTTTGGCTCTTTTGTCGTCCCTGTCGTATAAGTAACGCTTAAGCAGTACCCAGTAGTATTCGTATTATCTTCTTATCACCTGGCAAAAAGTTCGAGACTTGAGGCCTTTCTAGTGCGCGCCCGGCCCTGGAAATTCCTGAATTCTCATCCTTTCTGTCACTCACGGAGTGTCCATGCACTACTCATTTACTGAGAAGAAACGCATTCGCAAGTCATTCGCGAAGCGCGCCAACGTTCACAACGTTCCCTTCCTTCTGGCTACACAGCTCGAATCCTACGAGAATTTCTTGCAAGCGGATACCATCCCATCGACCCGCAAGAACGACGGCCTGCAGTCGGCTTTCACCTCGATTTTCCCTATCGTGTCGCACAATGGTTTTGCGCGTCTCGAATTCCTGTCGTATGTCCTGGGTGACCCGGCCTTCGACGTCAAGGAATGCCAACAGCGTGGCCTGACGTTCGCGTCGCCGCTGCGCGCCAAGGTGCGTCTGGTGATTCTGGATAAAGAATCGCCGACCAAGCCTGTGGTTAAGGAAATGAAAGAGCAAGAAGTTTACATGGGCGAATTGCCGCTCATGACGACCACCGGCTCGTTCGTCATCAACGGTACCGAGCGCGTGATCGTCTCGCAGCTGCACCGTTCGCCTGGCGTGTTCTTCGAACACGACCGCGGCAAGACCCACTCGTCGGGCAAGCTGTTGTTCTCGGCACGGATCATTCCTTACCGCGGCTCGTGGCTGGACTTCGAGTTCGATCCGAAGGACATCCTGTTCTTCCGCGTCGACCGCCGCCGCAAGATGCCTGTGACGATCCTGCTGAAGGCTATCGGGATGTCGCACGAACAGATCCTGGCGAACTTCTTCGTATTCGATAATTTCAATCTGCGCTCAGAAGGCGCCGAGATGGAATTCGTCGCCGAACGCCTGCGTGGCGAAGTCGCGCGTTTCGACATCGTGGACAAATCCGGCAAGACCCTGGTGCTGAAAGACAAGCGTATCAACGCCAAGCACGTGCGCGATATCGAAGCGGCCGGCATCAAGCACATTTCCGTGCCTGAAGACTACCTGCTCGGCCGTGTGCTGGCCAAGAACATCGTCGACTCGGACACCGGCGAAGTCATCGCGTCGGCCAATGACGAGCTGACCGAAGACGTCCTGGGCCGCCTGCGCGACGCTTCCGTGAGCGAAATCCAGACCCTGTACACGAACGACCTCGACCAGGGTGGCTACATCTCGCAAACCCTGCGTATCGACGACACCGCCGACCAGATGGCCGCGAAAGTGGCGATCTACCGCATGATGCGTCCAGGCGAGCCGCCAACCGAAGATTCGGTCGAAGCGCTGTTCAACGGCCTGTTCTACAGCCCTGAGCGCTACGACCTGTCGGCCGTCGGCCGCATGAAGTTCAACCGCCGCATCGGCCGCGATGAACTGACCGGCATGATGACCCTGTCGAACGACGACGTCCTGGCTGTGATCAAGATCCTGGTGGAACTGCGCAATGGCCGCGGCGAAGTCGACGATATCGATCACCTGGGTAACCGTCGCGTACGTTGCGTCGGCGAACTGGCGGAGAATCAATTCCGTGCCGGCCTGGTGCGCGTTGAGCGCGCCGTCAAGGAACGCCTCGGCCAGGCCGAAGCGGACAACCTGATGCCGCACGACTTGATCAACTCGAAGCCGATTTCGGCCGCGATTCGCGAGTTCTTCGGTTCGTCGCAGCTGTCGCAGTTTATGGACCAGACCAACCCGCTGTCGGAAATCACCCACAAGCGCCGCGTTTCCGCGCTCGGACCTGGTGGTCTGACCCGCGAACGTGCCGGCTTCGAAGTGCGCGACGTGCACCCGACCCACTACGGCCGCGTGTGCCCGATCGAAACGCCAGAGGGCCCGAACATTGGTCTGATCAACTCGCTGGCTCTGTTTGCCCGCCTGAACGAATACGGCTTCCTCGAGACGCCGTACCGCAAGGTCGAAAACAGCATGGTCACCGACAAGATCGACTATCTGTCCGCGATCGAAGAAGGCCGCTACATCATCGCCCAGGCGAATGCGACCATCTCGAAAGAGGGTACCTTGTCGGATGAACTGGTTTCCGCACGTGAAGCCGGCGAAACGATCCTGGTCTCGCCGGAGCGCATCCAGTACATGGACGTGGCGCCTGGCCAGATCGTCTCGGTCGCAGCTTCCCTGATTCCGTTCCTCGAACACGATGATGCGAACCGCGCATTGATGGGTGCCAACATGCAGCGCCAGGCCGTTCCTTGCCTGCGCCCTGAAAAAGCCTTCGTCGGTACTGGTATCGAACGCACCGTGGCAGTCGACTCCGGCACCACCGTGCAAGCGCTGCGTGGCGGCGTGGTTGACTACATCGATGCAGGCCGTGTCGTGATTCGCGTCAACGACGACGAAGCACTGGCGGGCGAAGTCGGCGTGGACATCTACAACCTGATCAAGTACACCCGTTCCAACCAGAACACCAACATCAACCAGCGTCCGATCGTGCAGGTTGGCGACCGTGTCGCCAAGCGCGACGTGATCGCCGATGGCGCGTCGACCGATCTGGGCGAACTGGCTCTGGGTCAGAACATGCTCGTGGCATTTATGCCATGGAACGGTCTGAACTTCGAGGATTCGATCCTGATCTCGGAAAACGTCGTCAAAGACGACCGCTACACCTCGATTCACATCGAAGAGTTGTCGGTGGTTGCACGCGATACCAAGCTGGGCGCCGAAGAAATTACGCGCGACATCTCGAACCTGGCTGAAAAC of the Massilia violaceinigra genome contains:
- the rpoB gene encoding DNA-directed RNA polymerase subunit beta encodes the protein MHYSFTEKKRIRKSFAKRANVHNVPFLLATQLESYENFLQADTIPSTRKNDGLQSAFTSIFPIVSHNGFARLEFLSYVLGDPAFDVKECQQRGLTFASPLRAKVRLVILDKESPTKPVVKEMKEQEVYMGELPLMTTTGSFVINGTERVIVSQLHRSPGVFFEHDRGKTHSSGKLLFSARIIPYRGSWLDFEFDPKDILFFRVDRRRKMPVTILLKAIGMSHEQILANFFVFDNFNLRSEGAEMEFVAERLRGEVARFDIVDKSGKTLVLKDKRINAKHVRDIEAAGIKHISVPEDYLLGRVLAKNIVDSDTGEVIASANDELTEDVLGRLRDASVSEIQTLYTNDLDQGGYISQTLRIDDTADQMAAKVAIYRMMRPGEPPTEDSVEALFNGLFYSPERYDLSAVGRMKFNRRIGRDELTGMMTLSNDDVLAVIKILVELRNGRGEVDDIDHLGNRRVRCVGELAENQFRAGLVRVERAVKERLGQAEADNLMPHDLINSKPISAAIREFFGSSQLSQFMDQTNPLSEITHKRRVSALGPGGLTRERAGFEVRDVHPTHYGRVCPIETPEGPNIGLINSLALFARLNEYGFLETPYRKVENSMVTDKIDYLSAIEEGRYIIAQANATISKEGTLSDELVSAREAGETILVSPERIQYMDVAPGQIVSVAASLIPFLEHDDANRALMGANMQRQAVPCLRPEKAFVGTGIERTVAVDSGTTVQALRGGVVDYIDAGRVVIRVNDDEALAGEVGVDIYNLIKYTRSNQNTNINQRPIVQVGDRVAKRDVIADGASTDLGELALGQNMLVAFMPWNGLNFEDSILISENVVKDDRYTSIHIEELSVVARDTKLGAEEITRDISNLAENQLARLDESGIVYIGAEVQAGDTLVGKVTPKGETQLTPEEKLLRAIFGEKASDVKDTSLRVPSGMVGTVIDVQVFTREGIVRDKRAQQIIDDELKRFRLDLNDQMRIVEGDAFQRLEKMLINKVVNGGPKKLAKGAKITKEYLDDLDKYHWFDIRPADDDAATALEAIKESIAEKRHQFDLAFEEKRKKLTQGDELQPGVQKMVKVYLAVKRRLQSGDKMAGRHGNKGVVSRIVPVEDMPYMADGTPADIVLNPLGVPSRMNVGQILETHLGWAAKGLGLRIGEMLKAQAKVQEMRKFLNLIYNETGKTEDLDNFSDDEIMTLAQNLKNGVPFATPVFDGAHESEIHRMLDLAYPDHIATKLGMTPSKNQVTMYDGRTGESFERKVTVGYMHVLKLHHLVDDKMHARSTGPYSLVTQQPLGGKAQFGGQRFGEMEVWALEAYGASYVLQEMLTVKSDDVNGRTKVYENLVKGDHVIDAGMPESFNVLVKEIRSLGIDIDLERN